In Polynucleobacter sp. TUM22923, one genomic interval encodes:
- the cyoE gene encoding heme o synthase produces MSSSKTSPSESMPRWRQYWVLTKPRVTQLAVFCAVIGMFLATPGMVPYPVLIGGAVGIWLLAGAAFAMNCLIEQAVDAKMKRTAWRPSATGEITPFHIIIFAIVLGALGMVILWNFCNPLTMWLTVATFVGYAVIYTWLLKPATPQNIVIGGLSGAMPPALGWAAVTNGLSAEAWLLVLIIFVWTPPHFWALALYRRDDYVQSGLPMLPVTHGERFTLLNILLYTLILIAATLLPYIYGMSGLVYLVSALILGLIFLAYVIALFISYSDALAKKTFHFSITYLSLLFAALLIDHYFL; encoded by the coding sequence ATGAGCAGCTCTAAAACCTCCCCTTCTGAGTCAATGCCACGCTGGCGTCAATACTGGGTATTGACCAAGCCTCGTGTAACTCAGTTAGCCGTCTTCTGTGCGGTGATTGGTATGTTCTTAGCTACGCCAGGAATGGTTCCTTATCCAGTATTGATTGGTGGTGCTGTCGGCATTTGGTTGCTAGCAGGCGCTGCGTTTGCAATGAATTGTCTGATTGAGCAAGCGGTTGATGCCAAGATGAAGCGTACTGCTTGGAGACCTTCTGCTACCGGTGAGATAACCCCTTTTCACATCATTATTTTTGCGATTGTGCTGGGCGCTTTGGGTATGGTTATATTGTGGAACTTCTGCAATCCATTAACGATGTGGCTGACTGTTGCCACCTTTGTGGGTTACGCAGTAATTTACACTTGGTTACTAAAACCAGCGACACCTCAGAATATTGTGATTGGTGGCTTATCTGGTGCGATGCCACCGGCCCTTGGTTGGGCTGCTGTGACTAATGGACTTTCTGCAGAAGCATGGCTATTGGTGTTAATAATTTTTGTTTGGACTCCCCCTCATTTTTGGGCTCTTGCTTTGTATCGCCGTGATGATTATGTGCAGTCTGGGCTACCGATGCTGCCAGTTACGCATGGTGAGCGCTTTACCCTGCTCAATATTTTGTTGTATACCTTGATATTGATTGCGGCTACCTTGTTGCCCTACATTTACGGCATGAGCGGTCTTGTATATTTAGTTTCAGCACTAATATTGGGTCTGATATTTTTAGCGTATGTGATTGCTTTGTTTATTTCTTACAGTGATGCTCTAGCTAAAAAGACTTTTCACTTTTCGATTACTTATTTATCTCTGTTGTTTGCAGCACTTCTTATAGACCACTACTTTCTCTAA
- a CDS encoding COX15/CtaA family protein, producing MNGILLLAELAAIAIIFAGIPLLYVWRRPGYSLFQKLNWVLVFMTFDLIVFGAFTRLSDSGLGCPDWPGCYGTSNPWHALGEIQLAEAAMPTGPVTVLKAWIEMIHRYLAMTVGALILIQLGLAFSKIKSMGKGPLLGSFGLLLLVCIQGAFGAWTVTLKLQPIIVTIHLMLALVLLSCLTVYAQRNRQLPAKPKLIPGKLLFIAFVVLAMQIFLGAWVSTNYAVLACPDFPTCMGTFMPETAWKEGFSLWRELGMNAQGEYISPIALQTIHWAHRVFAICVMVVLGYLGISTLRVSDGEPELRRIAQLLLALLLLQVLTGISNVVFQWPLIAALMHTAGSAALVFFLVRMSQWSSWGWSFGIKMAKSL from the coding sequence ATGAATGGTATTTTGTTGCTTGCTGAGCTAGCGGCGATTGCAATTATTTTTGCAGGAATACCGTTACTTTATGTATGGAGAAGGCCGGGCTATAGTCTTTTTCAGAAACTCAATTGGGTTTTAGTCTTTATGACATTCGACCTTATTGTCTTCGGTGCATTTACACGACTCTCTGATTCTGGGCTGGGCTGCCCTGATTGGCCAGGCTGTTACGGCACATCAAATCCTTGGCACGCTCTTGGAGAGATTCAGTTAGCTGAGGCAGCCATGCCAACTGGTCCGGTGACTGTGTTGAAAGCTTGGATTGAGATGATTCATCGATATTTAGCAATGACAGTGGGCGCTCTAATCTTGATTCAATTAGGTTTAGCGTTTAGTAAGATCAAAAGTATGGGCAAGGGCCCTTTACTAGGTAGCTTTGGCCTCTTGTTATTAGTTTGCATTCAGGGTGCATTCGGTGCCTGGACAGTTACTCTGAAGCTGCAGCCAATTATTGTCACTATTCATTTAATGTTGGCTTTAGTCTTACTGTCTTGCCTGACGGTCTATGCCCAGAGAAATCGGCAGCTGCCAGCAAAACCAAAACTCATACCTGGAAAATTATTGTTCATTGCTTTTGTTGTGCTGGCGATGCAAATATTCTTAGGTGCTTGGGTTAGTACTAACTATGCCGTGTTGGCTTGCCCTGATTTTCCGACTTGTATGGGTACGTTCATGCCAGAGACTGCTTGGAAAGAAGGCTTTTCTTTATGGCGTGAACTGGGTATGAATGCCCAAGGTGAATATATTTCTCCTATTGCTTTACAGACTATTCATTGGGCGCATCGTGTGTTTGCTATTTGCGTAATGGTGGTTCTAGGCTATTTAGGTATCAGCACCCTGCGGGTCTCTGATGGCGAACCAGAATTACGACGCATTGCTCAGTTACTTCTAGCTCTGCTTCTACTGCAGGTATTAACGGGTATTTCTAATGTTGTATTTCAGTGGCCACTCATTGCAGCTCTGATGCATACCGCCGGCTCTGCTGCTCTGGTATTTTTTTTGGTGAGAATGAGTCAATGGTCTTCTTGGGGTTGGTCTTTTGGTATTAAGATGGCTAAATCACTATGA
- a CDS encoding SURF1 family protein — protein sequence MNIFSGFITSRIVATVSALVVIAIGCAAGIWQLNRAEQKIQLGNSLAARQQMSILNANSGHLTLEDAKERRIVARGRFLPGEAIWLDNRPRPVPEGGQGNAAQSGFFVMMPLKLDGQKTILWVNRGWAPRNNLNRIDLPAINTESQVIEIEGVAFAHPGKVFELGQKGSPDIRPRIEQNFDLVAEAKNHQWEQLPFIVREIDPNKKDGLVREWPLPTNGVDRHYAYSFQWFALALCGFLFWLVSGFMGYRHLRKNFGD from the coding sequence TTGAATATTTTTTCTGGCTTCATTACTTCTCGCATAGTCGCTACTGTATCAGCCTTAGTGGTAATTGCGATAGGCTGTGCAGCAGGGATCTGGCAGCTTAATAGGGCTGAACAGAAGATTCAGTTAGGAAATTCTTTGGCTGCCAGGCAGCAGATGTCGATACTGAATGCTAATAGTGGTCATTTGACTTTAGAAGATGCTAAGGAGCGTCGCATAGTCGCTCGAGGGCGCTTCTTGCCAGGTGAGGCAATTTGGCTTGATAACCGCCCTAGACCGGTTCCAGAAGGTGGCCAGGGAAATGCTGCTCAGTCAGGATTTTTTGTGATGATGCCCCTTAAACTAGATGGTCAAAAAACCATCTTATGGGTTAACCGTGGATGGGCACCTCGGAATAACCTCAATCGCATCGACTTACCTGCCATTAATACAGAAAGTCAGGTTATCGAGATTGAAGGTGTTGCATTCGCGCATCCCGGAAAAGTATTTGAGCTAGGTCAAAAGGGGTCCCCCGATATTAGGCCTCGGATTGAACAAAATTTTGATTTGGTTGCGGAAGCAAAAAATCATCAGTGGGAGCAGTTGCCCTTTATTGTTAGGGAAATTGACCCTAATAAAAAGGATGGATTAGTCAGGGAATGGCCTTTGCCAACAAATGGCGTCGATCGCCATTATGCTTATTCTTTTCAATGGTTTGCATTGGCGTTATGTGGATTCTTATTTTGGCTTGTGAGTGGCTTTATGGGATATCGGCATCTACGTAAAAATTTTGGAGACTAA